The following is a genomic window from SAR202 cluster bacterium.
GCGGGGTCGGGTTCTTTCAGGCCACAGTCTTGCTTAAGAACGAAGGCCCCAACCTGATTAACGTTACGGCCTCCACGTCCGACGGGCAGTCAAAGGACAAGCCGATCACAGTCTTCTACAGGCCGTGAGGCACAACTTGACAGGTAACACATGAGTAATTTTGTGAATGTTAACCTTTTGACGTAGGCCGAAGTATTCATCAGCATTCAGGACTGCGAGCAAGGCTCATGGGCAGGACAAAGAGAAGCGTGGCGATTGTACTCATTGCCGCGATATTCGCAGCGATGGTATCGAGCTTTGCCTTTTCGTCCCGCGCCTATGCAGAGGCCGGCATCCCGCGCGACTTCATCGGCGTGGTGCTGAGAGTCAACGGCGACGTGTTGACGGTCCAGGCGGAGTTCGGGATAGTAGACATCCTCCCTAACGTCAATACACGTGTGGTGCTCCCTCTGAGTGAGCGGGCCACGATCGCAGACCTGGTAGTCGGCGACGAGGTGGCAGTATCCCTTACAGCGGACAACTCGCTGGTCGTGGACAGGGTGCTGCTCATACCGAGCAAATCGAAGTACCGCCACATCTCCGGGCAGGTTGTGGGCATGACGGAAGGGTCCGTCACAGTCCGCATACCCGACACGGACGACATCTCACTTCTCACAAGTCCGCTGACGAGGACCATCAACCGTGGGTACCCGGCAAAGCTTGCCGTTGGTAGTTACGTGGTGGTTGTTGTGGCCCGCGACCTCACTTCCGGCGGGGGTAGCGAAGCGATTGAGATCAACATCGTTCCGCCGCCATCGCAGACGGTCGTCGCCCCCGCGCCGGAGCCGACACCCGCGGCCAGGAATGTAGCAGCATCCGTCTCGATTGTGGGCGTATTCGAGGGCATCGACGGCGCCGGTAACCTTGTCGTAAGCGGGACAAGGCTTGCGATGACGAGCGCCACGAAGCTGGAGGAAGGGCTCGTAACCGGCCAACAGGTAACCGCGAATGCAGACATGACATCAGACGGGAAGTTGACCGCCGTTCTCCTCGTCCCGGTGAAGCTCTCAGCAGAGAACGGGTCCCGCGTGACGCTGGACGGTATCTTCGATGGGATGATCCGTTCAGGAATCTGGGTTGTGAGCGGGAACATCGTCATTGTGGACAAGAACTCTGACACGGACGGCATCCCGGATGTTGGCCAACGCGTGAAGGTAAATGCGAGCAGGCTGCTCGATGGAACACTGGTTGCCCGCGAGATTGAGAACATTCGGACACAGGAGACGGCTCGTCCGGAGCCACAATCGGTAGAAATGGTCGGAGCGTTCCGGGGCACGGACAGCTATGGCAATTGGCTTGTAAACGGCATCCGGGTTGCGGTCGACTCCAGGACCAGGCTCGAAGGCCGCCCTGCCATCGGCAGGCTGATCAGGGTCCGTGCGTCCGTCAGTCCGTCCGGCGTACTGGTTGCAACGTCCATCACCGCAGTCGCTTCGGAGTCATCAACGGTCAAGAAGACGGTCCAGGTGAAGGGGCTCGTCCAGCGCGTGGACGAGAGCGGCACAATCACGGTCAACGGCGTACAGGTCCAGATCGGGCCGCTTTCCGAGGTATCCGGCAAGCCCGAGGTGGACAAGTACGTGGAGGTGGAAGCGCAACTCCAGAACGACGGCACCCTGCTGGCCCGACTGGTCAGCGCGTACGGATCAGCCGACGCTGCCCGCTCAGACCGAAGGGTGACGATCGAAGGCGCTGTTCAAACTGTGCGGGAAGACGGGACCATGGTTGTCAACGGCATCTCAATCACGCTAGACAAGGATACAGTGACGGAAGGCGAGACGATCCATGGATCACTGGTACGCGTCGAGGGGGTCCTGAACCCGGACGGCTCTGTGCTAGCGATAGTCGTGAAAGGCGAGAACCGACTTGCAACGCAGAGCGGCACGGAGGTAAGGATCGAAGGCTCAGTAGACTCCGTGAAGCGCGACGAGTCCGGCAAGCCGGTCGGCATCGTCGTGGACGGCGTTCCGGTGGACCTGAGGAGCCTGACGGACGTGGCGGTCAAGCTGAGCGCAGGCACACAGGTCATGGTAAACGGCGTTATAGCCGATGGCACGATAGTGGCGCGCAACATCGGCCCCAGGGCTACTGTTGCAACTGCACCGCCTACTGTCGTCATTACAGGAGTCATCGATAAAGTTGGCGTCAACGAGGTGAGCAAGATAGACCTCCTCGGCGTCAACGGCATCGAAGTATCGGTGCAGATATTCACGTTCGTGGAAGGGGAGCTGAAGAAGGGCAATCTGGCGAGGGTAACCGGTTACCGGTCGGGCACGCAGTATATCTCTACGGCCATCCGGGCCTCAGAATTGAAACGCGATGCGGCAGTCTCTCCCGGGGAGGACGCCTCCGGCGCCGCGGATACCGTGACGGAACAGGTAAAGGGGCGGGTCGATGTCCTGCAGCTCGACTCGCGCGGCCGTCTGGTAGCGCTCGTGGTCGCCGGAAAGCGAATGGCCGTGGACGAGAACACGGTTATAGATGGAGAGCTTGAGAGGAGAAGTCGCGTTGAGATTGAGGCAAGGGTGGCAGGCCTGGGGCTCACAGCAGTATCGGTCAAAGTCTTGCCCGCCGATCCGGGCTCCGGCGATAGTGTAACGCCCTGAAGGGCAAGCGCTGCGACAGGCTGTTCCTGACGCACCGACCGGACGCCTTGCCTGGGACAACTGAATAGCTACAGATCAACCATCCTCCCCGGATGGCCTCCTCCAAAACCAATCAGGGCCAGAAATGCCGCGCACCGCACTACTGGCCCTGATTGGCGTATTTGGAGATAGCTCGCGCGCCCCTCGTTACAACGGTTGCCTCTTGTCCGTTTCGCTGTCCGAACTTGCGTAAGGCTGCCTCGAACGCGCCACATCCGGGCAACCATGGGCGTCCGTGATGCGGGGTTGATTTGGGGAGCGCTGAAGGCGCGGGATAACTCAGCCCAGGGTGGAGTGCCGAAGGCTTTGCGAAGGCACGCAGCCCTGGGTTACCGGATGGAAACAATTCTTAGCCCTGTAGGGGCGAAATACTTCCTGGTCACGCAAGAGATCATCTCGGCCCTTCAGGCCCTTAAGAAATTCTTCGGTCCGTTACCCAGGGCTACGCCCACTCCGCAGAGCCTCCGTGGGCTCCACCCTTGGCTTAGATAGGCCGCGCCTTCAGCGCACCCCAAGTCGGCCCCACTCCATGGGCGTCCAGCGGTTCCCTTGTGATGCCACGGCCGGATTTCTGGTGGGTAATGCACGCTGAAGGTGAACAGAATTAGTTAGGGAAGTTCGGGGCAAACCTGCCCGCCTATTTGTAGTCCACCCAGATGTCCACGTGGCTGATCGTCAGCGGCGGCGTGATCCGCTCGTCGCGCTTGACCAGCTTCACCTGCACCTCCCGCGTGCCGACGGCCAGCAACTTCGGGTCCAGCTTCCAGACTAGCCAGCTGTTCTCATCCACGTCTGATGGATTGCCCGGGTCCTGTGCAGCCTTGTTCGTTACCGTGTAAGCGCCGAGGTCTTTACCATCCAGCGTCGCGGAGACTACGTCGGCCCCCGGGGAGAAATGCTCCATGCGGATGTGCAGCTCCGCCCCGGCCAGCGTGCCGGCCTTCGCCGCTGTAGGCACGTCATCGTACATGGGTACCTGGAACGTCGGCCCATCGCCGGTGAGGGTGCGGTGCAGCTCCACGGGCGTCTCGCCGTAGATGCGGTCGTCGCGGTCCGCGTAGTCGCGCTGGCTGCCACGAGGGGGAATCATGCGATGGACGTTGGAGTAGCACTTTCGCGTGCCCTTGAGCGTCACCGGCGATCCCATGGTCGTGAATAGGGCCTGATTGGTGTCCGTGTAGCCGTGCCAGTTAAAGACGTAGATGCCGGATGCCCCCCTGCTGTGGAACTCCTGCGCCAGCGCGCGGAACCACGCCGTGCGCCAGTCCTTACCTTTCACCAGACGGTCGGTCGCCTGACGGCCGTCGAAGTCCCAGCACGGGTAGAGCTTGATGTCCCTGCCCTGGCACAGCTCTGCGGACCTCTCAACCTCAAAGCCGGGGTCCGTGCCGGAGTTGCCGCCCCCGATGATTATGTCGCACAGCCCTTCCTTCGCCCATGTCTCGATGTCGTAGCCGATGCGGTTGCAGCTCTCCAGCGTTGCGGCCACCCGCACAGCGAGCCTGAACGGCCTGCCGCGCTCCTTCCCGAGCTTGTTTGTCATGTCGCGCATTGTGCGCATCAGGTCTGTGAGGGTGTAGCGGAGTCGGTACTCGTCGCCCCAGGGCAGGTGAAAGGCGTGGCGTTGCCAATCGAGCTCCACACCGTCCCAGTCCGCTATCCGGCATGCCTCCTCGATAAACTTCAGCTTGAAATCGCGGACCTCCGGAATTGCCATATTCCAGGAGGTGGCGCACCAGCCGGGGGCGTGCTTCTCGCTCAGGCACCACTCCGGATGGTCCAGGCGCATCTTCGTGAACCGCTCGCCTTTGGACTTGAGCATGGCCTCGATGGTCTGGTACGTCCAGAAGTGCTGGTCGTTCATGCGGATGGAGGGGTAGACATGCATTCCCAGCCCGTGCCCGTGGTCCGCGATGGCGGCGTATGGGTTCTCCCCGCGCTCCCAGTACTCGCGGACCGTCTCCGAGATGTTGCGCTTGAGGACGGCGTCGTACTTCCTGTCGCTTGAGTCGCCGATCATCTCCACGATCTTCGTAGGCCAGGTAGCCTCGTGAATGCCGAGGCTGAAGAAGAGCGCGTCCACCTGTGTGTTCCGGATGGGGCCGAAGGTCTTCTCGAGCAGCATTTCGGCGGTCTGCGGATATCCGGCGTAGATCAGCGGCGCGCCGTCCCAGTTGCAGATGATGCGGTAGCTCGGAACCTTGCCGGAATCGCTCTTCTTGGGCCTGGCCTGGGTCTGTGTCATTTCGTCCTCTTGATTACTTCGAAGGTACTGTCATACTTCTCTGAGCCGTACACGTCTTTCTTGTTGTTCCACCGTGTTGGGTGAGGGTAGAGCGCCAGGCTACGGTCCTCAAGCGGCAACTTCACCGGGGCGTGGCCGCGTCGGTGCGACTCGCGGAAGGCGATGGCGATCTCCAGGACCCTGCGCTGGTTATCTCCGGAGCTGCGCGGCTCCACCCCCGTCTCCAGCGCGTCCACGAGCGACTCGATGCTGGCAGTCGTTCGTGGGCCGGTCACCCGCCAGCCATCCGAGTCGTATGAGGTGTCGTACGCGCCTGATTCCGGCAGAGCGCCGGGCATCTCCTCAAGGTCTTCCCAGAAAGCCCGGCCGGCCTGGACGCCATCGCGCAGCTTGAACAGCTTGAAGGTCCTCCAGTCGGCGAAGAACAGGCCCCGGGCGCAGTGTACCTCAATACCCCGCCGCGCGGTAGCCTTGGGCATGACGTATCCTTCGACCCCGTTTGAGAAGCGTATCACACCTCCCATATTCTGGTCTTCGTTGCTCCACGGGTCGCCGCCCACCCAACCCGTCACCCAGTCTATCTCCGAATCGCCGGCGTCCAGCCTCATAAGGCTCAACCCCTGGCAACCCCCTCCGGATATCTCAATCGTGGGCTCGTGCATCACCACGCTTTGCACAGGGCCAAGCTCGCCCGAATCGATAATCGCCTTCGCCTGCCAGTACTGCGGAAGCGCGCGGTAGGCGTCCCCACACTGGAAGACTACGTTGTGCTTGCGACACTCCTCCACCATGCGATCGGCGTCCGACAGGACTGCGGCGATGGGCTTTTCGCAGAAGACAGCCTTCACGCCGAGGCGAGCCGCGCCCACAACGACGTCCGGGTTAACCTTAACCGGCAGGACGGGGGCCACGATGTCAATCTTCTCCTTGCCGAGCATCTCCTGGTAGTCGGTGTACCCCGGCACGTTGAAGCGGCGGCAGAACTGCTCCAGCGTCTTCTCGTCCCTGTCCGCCGCGGCGACGACTCGCGTTTGCGGGTTCTCGTTGTAAGCGCGGGCGTGACAGTGCCCATGAGGCCGCATCCGATCATGCCGACGCGGTACTGTTTCGAGGGGATGGCCATGGCGGCACCTCCGTATATGAAAACAACTCTTGAGCGGTTACAATAGGCCGCGAAACGTCGCTCGACCTATTCTATACCAATCGGTTGCAAACAAGGACGCAAGGAGAAATCGCAATGGGCATGGCTTCGAAAGAGGTTCTCGACGGGATGAAGGACATGGATACCGCAACGTTATTCAACGCAGTCGTTGCGGCAATGGGCGGGAGCCAGGGCGGATTTGAGCTGGAGAAGAAGGGAGGAATGCCGGTCAACTACACCGACAATACTCTCCGCTGTCTCTTGCCGGAGCTCGGCATCGCCGCCGGCTACGCGGTGACGATGGAAGTGACAACCAACGACCCTGATTCCTCCGCGCTCAAGTGGGACGAGTACTACGATATGCTCGCGAAGACGCCGGGACCCAAGTTCGCCATCGTGAAGGACGTGGACTCGAAGCCCGGCCGCGGCGCCTCCTTCGGCGACGGGATGGCAGCGACCCACAAGCTGCTTGGAGTAACAGGCGCAGCGGTGGACGGCAGCGTCCGCGACCTCATGGGCATCAAGAAGGTTGGGCTGCCGATGTGGGGCAAGGGCCTGGTGCCCGGGCACGGCATCTTCAACCTGATCAGCGTCAACCGCCCGATCGTCGCGTGCGGCCTGCTGGTGAAGCCCGGCGACTTCATTGTCGCGGACATGGACGGGATCACCAAGGTGCCCCTGGAGATGGACCTGGCGGCGGTGCTGAAAGAGGCGCTGAAGATCCGGCGCAAAGAGGGCGCGTACCACGAGCAGTTCAAGAAGCCGGGCGCGACAAAGGCATCGATCGACGCCTGGTGGAAGGCGAACAAGGACAAGTTCTAGGACCTTGGACGAGTAATCACAATGAGGGCGGTTGGAATTCCAACCGCCCTCATTGTTTATGTAACTCGATGCGCCCTAACTCACCAGGGTCTTGAGGTACTTTACGCCCTTCGCCATCCCCTCCCGCTCGTTCGCCTGGTTGCGGCCGGAGCCCATGTAGTAGATGGACAGGGCGCCGTTGAAGCTATTCTTGCGCAGGACGCTCAGGATGCGGGGATAGTCGCACCACTCCTCACGGCCGCTGTCTATCTTGTAGATCTTCGCGCGCACGCTGGTGGCGAGCGGCGCCAGCGCCTCGAACCAGCCATAGTAGTGCTCCTGCAATGGCCCTTCCTTGTACCCTTCCCACTTGTGAGTGTCCACGACGAGCGTCGTATTCTCCCGGTCCACATCCTTGTAGAGATTGAGCATCTGCTCGGCCGTGGGGGTGGTGGGCGGGCCGTGGCCATGGATGGCTATTATGATGCCCTGCTCCGCGGCGTAGTCGCAGATCTCCTTGAACGCGTCCACCTGCGGCTTCCAGTACGACTCCGTCCGGTACCCTCCGCCCTGCACCGTTATCTTCGGCGCGCCCAGGAAGCGCGCCACCGCCACGGCGTTCTTCGCCTTATCGGTCCTGGCGCGGCGCTCTTCATCCGTGCCGACGAGGCCGCCGCTGCCGGACACCAGGCCCACAGGCAGGCCGTACTTAACGCACTTCCGCTTGATGCGGGCCAGCCCCGCCGGGGTTGTACCCGTGAACCCCTTGTCCATGCTGATGTCCACGATGTCCATGCCGGTCTCGCAGGCGAGGTCCAGGAACGTCTCGGTGTCCATCTGTCCGCCGGGGCCCTTGTCGTCCTTCAGGACTGAAATCGCGCCGACTTTGATCATGTCGTGACTCCTCAGATTCATCTATGGGACGTCCGGCATTCACCGGTACTTCTTCGTTTTTATGTAGCCTGCGCGATTTATCGCGCCCGTGCCGCGAACAGGCGTCGCTGGAGAACAAAACAGGCGCGATAAATCGCGCAGGCTACAGGGACGGGGAAATTCCGCTGAGAATTCCGACCGCCCCCTAATACGTTTTGACCAGGTCCCTCAGGTACTGCGCCGCCTTTGCCATGCCTTCCTGGTCAGTGCACTGGTTGCGGCCGCGGAAGCCCATCCAGTAGATCGAGAGCGGGCCGTGGTAGTCCACCGACTTCAAAATCTTCAACACGCGCTCGTAGTCGATCCAGATTTCCTTGCCGGTGTCTATTTTGAAAATCTTCGCGCGGACGTGTGAGGCGTACGGCGCGACGTCCTCCATATACCCGTAGAGCTCTTCAATGGCCGGGCCCTCGCGCCAGCCTTCCCACTTGGCGGTATCCAGGATGATAGTCGTGTTATCGCGGCCCACGTCCTTGCGGATGTTCAGAATCTCGTCCGACTTCGGGTGCTTGGGCGGGCCGTGGCCATGGATGCCGATGACTATGCCGTGGCCTTCGGCGTAGTCGCACATCTGCTTGTAGGCATCTATCATGCGGGGCCAGTACGACTCGGTCTTGAGGCCGCTCCCGTGCAGGAGGACGATGGGCGCGCCGAGGAAGACGGCGGTGCGCACGGCCTCTTTGGCGCGCGCGAGGCGCTCCTGTATCTCTTCCTCAGTTCCGACGAAGCCGCCGCCGCCGGTAACGTAGCCAATGGGCAAGCCGTAGCGGACGCAGAGCTGCTTGATTCTGGAGAGATTTTCACTTGAGTGGCCCTTGAAGCCTTTTTCCAGAGCGATATCCACCATATCCAGGCCGATGCGCGTTGCGAAGTGCAGGAACGATTCTATATCGACGAGCTCGTTTCCTGCGCCGTCGACGTGGAAGTAGGTCAGCGCGCCGATCTTGAGCATGAGGCCTCCGTCGTCCTAAGCGGCATTCAAAGCCATGTAAATCGCGGCGA
Proteins encoded in this region:
- a CDS encoding Gfo/Idh/MocA family oxidoreductase, with amino-acid sequence MRPHGHCHARAYNENPQTRVVAAADRDEKTLEQFCRRFNVPGYTDYQEMLGKEKIDIVAPVLPVKVNPDVVVGAARLGVKAVFCEKPIAAVLSDADRMVEECRKHNVVFQCGDAYRALPQYWQAKAIIDSGELGPVQSVVMHEPTIEISGGGCQGLSLMRLDAGDSEIDWVTGWVGGDPWSNEDQNMGGVIRFSNGVEGYVMPKATARRGIEVHCARGLFFADWRTFKLFKLRDGVQAGRAFWEDLEEMPGALPESGAYDTSYDSDGWRVTGPRTTASIESLVDALETGVEPRSSGDNQRRVLEIAIAFRESHRRGHAPVKLPLEDRSLALYPHPTRWNNKKDVYGSEKYDSTFEVIKRTK
- a CDS encoding RraA family protein: MGMASKEVLDGMKDMDTATLFNAVVAAMGGSQGGFELEKKGGMPVNYTDNTLRCLLPELGIAAGYAVTMEVTTNDPDSSALKWDEYYDMLAKTPGPKFAIVKDVDSKPGRGASFGDGMAATHKLLGVTGAAVDGSVRDLMGIKKVGLPMWGKGLVPGHGIFNLISVNRPIVACGLLVKPGDFIVADMDGITKVPLEMDLAAVLKEALKIRRKEGAYHEQFKKPGATKASIDAWWKANKDKF
- a CDS encoding sugar phosphate isomerase/epimerase; translated protein: MNLRSHDMIKVGAISVLKDDKGPGGQMDTETFLDLACETGMDIVDISMDKGFTGTTPAGLARIKRKCVKYGLPVGLVSGSGGLVGTDEERRARTDKAKNAVAVARFLGAPKITVQGGGYRTESYWKPQVDAFKEICDYAAEQGIIIAIHGHGPPTTPTAEQMLNLYKDVDRENTTLVVDTHKWEGYKEGPLQEHYYGWFEALAPLATSVRAKIYKIDSGREEWCDYPRILSVLRKNSFNGALSIYYMGSGRNQANEREGMAKGVKYLKTLVS
- a CDS encoding TIM barrel protein — encoded protein: MLKIGALTYFHVDGAGNELVDIESFLHFATRIGLDMVDIALEKGFKGHSSENLSRIKQLCVRYGLPIGYVTGGGGFVGTEEEIQERLARAKEAVRTAVFLGAPIVLLHGSGLKTESYWPRMIDAYKQMCDYAEGHGIVIGIHGHGPPKHPKSDEILNIRKDVGRDNTTIILDTAKWEGWREGPAIEELYGYMEDVAPYASHVRAKIFKIDTGKEIWIDYERVLKILKSVDYHGPLSIYWMGFRGRNQCTDQEGMAKAAQYLRDLVKTY